In a single window of the Arachis hypogaea cultivar Tifrunner chromosome 6, arahy.Tifrunner.gnm2.J5K5, whole genome shotgun sequence genome:
- the LOC112695684 gene encoding uncharacterized protein: MALEIEWYDIVCFGIVCVAFVGALWVLWMNEGASNRVFESMYESLLVTQPDNEVVVTVLPSAHVSTSQLWTSCWVGLNPLWLLLTRFLSFVIMVLFLAWDVVTYDATIFVYYTEWTFTLVIIYFGMGTMVSAHGCWNFCSKSTIDSVKQTNGSVKLESRYAKVEFQQRAGFLGYLMQTTYQTCAGAVILTDVVFWVVIVPFLSISHLRLNMLMGCMHALNVVFLFLDTALNNLPFPWFRFSYFVIWSCGYIIFQWAIHACGFPWWPYPFLELNNKWAPLWYFCLAVIHIPCYGVYFLIVKAKNTLLSRLFPHAFFRPN; the protein is encoded by the exons ATGGCACTAGAGATAGAATGGTATGACATAGTGTGCTTTGGTATTGTTTGTGTGGCCTTTGTAGGTGCATTATGGGTGCTGTGGATGAATGAAGGTGCCTCCAATAGAGTTTTTGAGAGCATGTATGAGAGCCTTCTTGTGACTCAACCTGACAATGAAGTTGTTGTGACCGTTTTGCCCTCTGCCCATGTTAGCACCTCTCAGTTATGGACCAGTTGTTGGGTTGGATTGAACCCTTTGTGGCTCTTACTCACACGTTTCCTTTCGTTTGTGATCATGGTTCTTTTCTTAGCCTGGGATGTTGTCACGTACGATGCAACCATCTTTGTTTACTACACTGA gTGGACTTTCACATTGGTCATCATATATTTTGGG ATGGGGACCATGGTTTCTGCACATGGATGTTGGAATTTCTGTAGCAAATCAACCATTGACAGTGTGAAACAAACAAATGGTTCTGTTAAGTTAGAAAGCCGCTATGCAAAAGTGGAGTTTCAACAAAGAGCAGGTTTCTTGGGTTACCTAATGCAAACCACATATCAG ACATGTGCAGGGGCTGTGATCCTAACAGACGTTGTATTTTGGGTTGTTATAGTCCCATTCTTATCTATATCTCACTTAAGACTAAACATG TTGATGGGTTGCATGCATGCTTTAAATGTAGTTTTCCTCTTCTTGGATACAGCTCTGAATAATCTC CCATTTCCTTGGTTTAGATTCTCATATTTTGTAATCTGGAGCTGTGGTTACATTATTTTCCAATGGGCCATCCACGCATGTGGTTTTCCATG GTGGCCATACCCATTTCTTGAGCTAAATAACAAGTGGGCTCCTCTCTG GTATTTTTGCTTGGCGGTAATTCACATCCCCTGTTATGGAGTGTATTTCTTGATTGTGAAAGCCAAAAATACACTTCTTTCCAGATTGTTCCCTCATGCATTCTTCAGGCCAAACTAG
- the LOC112695685 gene encoding short-chain dehydrogenase reductase 3b isoform X2, which translates to MQKQRLEGKVALITGAASGIGEETVRLFAENGAYIVVADVQDDLGHQVIASIGSDRITYRHCDVRDENQVEETVNFTLEKYGRIDILFSNAGILGSLSGILDLDLKDFDNTIAINVRGVAATIKHAARAMVAKKIRGSIICTTSVAATLGGTGPHNYTTSKHALLGLVRSTCSELGGYGIRVNSVSPYGVATPLSCKPFNLGPDEVEASTLEYGNLKGVVLKARHIAEAALYLASDESGYVSGHNLVVDGGFTVVNGSFSASYNLFTNS; encoded by the exons ATGCAGAAACAAAG GTTGGAGGGTAAGGTGGCTCTAATCACGGGAGCAGCCAGTGGAATCGGAGAAGAAACGGTGAGACTCTTCGCCGAAAACGGAGCCTATATCGTCGTCGCCGATGTTCAAGACGATCTCGGTCATCAAGTCATAGCTTCAATAGGCTCCGATAGAATCACCTACCGTCACTGTGACGTGAGAGACGAGAATCAGGTTGAAGAGACCGTCAATTTCACCTTGGAAAAGTACGGCCGCATCGATATCCTCTTCAGCAACGCCGGTATACTTGGGTCCCTTTCCGGTATCCTCGACCTTGATCTCAAAGATTTCGATAACACCATTGCCATCAACGTTCGTGGAGTGGCAGCAACGATAAAGCACGCGGCACGCGCCATGGTTGCAAAGAAAATCCGCGGCTCCATCATATGCACGACGAGCGTGGCGGCCACGTTGGGCGGAACGGGTCCTCACAACTACACGACATCGAAGCACGCGCTCTTGGGGCTCGTGAGATCGACGTGCAGTGAACTTGGCGGTTATGGAATCAGAGTTAATAGTGTTTCGCCTTACGGAGTTGCAACGCCACTTTCATGTAAGCCGTTTAATCTTGGTCCTGATGAGGTAGAAGCTTCTACTTTGGAATATGGGAATCTGAAAGGGGTGGTGTTGAAGGCTCGGCATATTGCGGAGGCGGCGTTGTACCTTGCTTCAGATGAATCTGGTTACGTGAGTGGGCATAACTTGGTGGTTGATGGTGGATTCACGGTGGTTAATGGCAGCTTCTCTGCAAGTTATAATTTGTTCACGAATAGTTAG
- the LOC140172893 gene encoding chorismate synthase, chloroplastic-like isoform X2: MESLMGEVLVVSLMGVLLASLSPSLTCKLILTEVLVYRRPGQSKITTPRKETDTCKIFSGVFEGLTTGTPIHVFVPSTDQRGRDYSELSSGYRPSHADATYDMKYGIRSVQGGGRSSARETIGRVASGAVAKKILKDFAGTEILAYVSQVHKVVLPEDLIDNETVTLDQIESNIVRCPDPEYAEKMIAAIDAVRVRGDSVGGVVTCIVRNCPRGIGSPVFDKLEAELAKAAMSLPATKGFQFGSGFAGTFLTGSEHNDEFYIDEHGRTRTRTNRSGGIQGGISNGEIINMRIAFKPTSTIAKEQNTVTRDKKETTLRVGGRHDPCVVPRAVPVVEAMVGLVLVDQLMAQYAQCNLFPVNSDLQEPLLPVLQPEEVPF; the protein is encoded by the exons ATGGAGAGTCTCATGGGAGAGGTGTTGGTTGTGTCATTGATGGGTGTCCTCCTCGCATCCCTCTCTCCGAGTCTGACGTGCAAGTTGATCTTGACAGAAG TTCTTGTGTATAGGAGGCCAGGCCAAAGCAAAATTACAACTCCTAGAAAGGAGACTGATACGTGTAAAATATTTTCAGGAGTCTTCGAAG GACTTACTACTGGAACTCCAATCCATGTATTTGTACCTAGTACTGATCAAAGAGGACGT GACTATAGTGAGTTGTCATCAGGTTATAGGCCTTCCCATGCTGATGCAACCTACGACATGAAGTATGGTATCAGATCAGTTCAG GGGGGTGGTAGATCTTCTGCAAGAGAAACCATTGGAAGGGTTGCTTCTGGTGCTGTTGCTAAAAAAATCCTTAAGGATTTTGCAGGAACTGAG ATTCTTGCATATGTGTCTCAAGTTCACAAGGTTGTTCTGCCAGAGGACTTAATTGATAATGAGACTGTGACACTTGATCAG ATCGAGAGCAACATTGTTCGATGTCCTGACCCTGAATATGCAGAGAAGATGATAGCTGCTATTGATGCTGTCCGAGTTAGAGGTGATTCTGTTGGTGGTGTTGTGACATGCATAGTGAGGAACTGTCCACGT GGGATTGGTTCACCAGTATTTGACAAACTTGAAGCTGAACTCGCTAAAGCTGCTATGTCATTGCCTGCAACCAAGGGCTTTCAATTTGGTAGTGGGTTTGCAG GTACCTTTTTGACTGGGAGTGAACACAATGATGAGTTCTATATAGATGAACATGGAAGGACAAGGACAAGAACAAATCGTTCTGGTGGGATACAG GGTGGAATTTCCAATGGAGAAATCATAAACATGAGAATAGCTTTCAAGCCGACATCAACTATTGCT AAGGAGCAAAATACGGTGACTCGAGATAAAAAAGAAACGACTCTGAGAGTTGGTGGTCGTCATGATCCTTGTGTTGTCCCAAGAG CTGTACCCGTGGTAGAGGCCATGGTAGGTTTGGTGCTTGTGGACCAGTTGATGGCGCAGTATGCGCAGTGTAATCTGTTTCCCGTAAACTCAGATTTGCAAGAGCCTTTGTTGCCCGTATTACAGCCAGAAGAAGTACCCTTTTGA
- the LOC112695685 gene encoding short-chain dehydrogenase reductase 3b isoform X1 yields MQKQSRLEGKVALITGAASGIGEETVRLFAENGAYIVVADVQDDLGHQVIASIGSDRITYRHCDVRDENQVEETVNFTLEKYGRIDILFSNAGILGSLSGILDLDLKDFDNTIAINVRGVAATIKHAARAMVAKKIRGSIICTTSVAATLGGTGPHNYTTSKHALLGLVRSTCSELGGYGIRVNSVSPYGVATPLSCKPFNLGPDEVEASTLEYGNLKGVVLKARHIAEAALYLASDESGYVSGHNLVVDGGFTVVNGSFSASYNLFTNS; encoded by the exons ATGCAGAAACAAAG TAGGTTGGAGGGTAAGGTGGCTCTAATCACGGGAGCAGCCAGTGGAATCGGAGAAGAAACGGTGAGACTCTTCGCCGAAAACGGAGCCTATATCGTCGTCGCCGATGTTCAAGACGATCTCGGTCATCAAGTCATAGCTTCAATAGGCTCCGATAGAATCACCTACCGTCACTGTGACGTGAGAGACGAGAATCAGGTTGAAGAGACCGTCAATTTCACCTTGGAAAAGTACGGCCGCATCGATATCCTCTTCAGCAACGCCGGTATACTTGGGTCCCTTTCCGGTATCCTCGACCTTGATCTCAAAGATTTCGATAACACCATTGCCATCAACGTTCGTGGAGTGGCAGCAACGATAAAGCACGCGGCACGCGCCATGGTTGCAAAGAAAATCCGCGGCTCCATCATATGCACGACGAGCGTGGCGGCCACGTTGGGCGGAACGGGTCCTCACAACTACACGACATCGAAGCACGCGCTCTTGGGGCTCGTGAGATCGACGTGCAGTGAACTTGGCGGTTATGGAATCAGAGTTAATAGTGTTTCGCCTTACGGAGTTGCAACGCCACTTTCATGTAAGCCGTTTAATCTTGGTCCTGATGAGGTAGAAGCTTCTACTTTGGAATATGGGAATCTGAAAGGGGTGGTGTTGAAGGCTCGGCATATTGCGGAGGCGGCGTTGTACCTTGCTTCAGATGAATCTGGTTACGTGAGTGGGCATAACTTGGTGGTTGATGGTGGATTCACGGTGGTTAATGGCAGCTTCTCTGCAAGTTATAATTTGTTCACGAATAGTTAG
- the LOC140172893 gene encoding chorismate synthase, chloroplastic-like isoform X1, whose product MASSSTCLSSKPFLGGSISSNSNLRSQSSAYVQVSLRPRIPKNFQIRAAGNTYGNHFRVTTYGESHGRGVGCVIDGCPPRIPLSESDVQVDLDRRRPGQSKITTPRKETDTCKIFSGVFEGLTTGTPIHVFVPSTDQRGRDYSELSSGYRPSHADATYDMKYGIRSVQGGGRSSARETIGRVASGAVAKKILKDFAGTEILAYVSQVHKVVLPEDLIDNETVTLDQIESNIVRCPDPEYAEKMIAAIDAVRVRGDSVGGVVTCIVRNCPRGIGSPVFDKLEAELAKAAMSLPATKGFQFGSGFAGTFLTGSEHNDEFYIDEHGRTRTRTNRSGGIQGGISNGEIINMRIAFKPTSTIAKEQNTVTRDKKETTLRVGGRHDPCVVPRAVPVVEAMVGLVLVDQLMAQYAQCNLFPVNSDLQEPLLPVLQPEEVPF is encoded by the exons atggcttcttcttctacctgtctTTCTTCGAAGCCATTCCTCGGCGGTTCCATCTCTTCCAATTCCAACCTCCGATCCCAATCCTCCGCTTACGTTCAAGTCTCCCTCCGCCCTCGCATTCCCAAAAACTTCC AGATACGGGCGGCTGGGAATACCTATGGAAATCACTTCCGTGTGACAACATATGGAGAGTCTCATGGGAGAGGTGTTGGTTGTGTCATTGATGGGTGTCCTCCTCGCATCCCTCTCTCCGAGTCTGACGTGCAAGTTGATCTTGACAGAAG GAGGCCAGGCCAAAGCAAAATTACAACTCCTAGAAAGGAGACTGATACGTGTAAAATATTTTCAGGAGTCTTCGAAG GACTTACTACTGGAACTCCAATCCATGTATTTGTACCTAGTACTGATCAAAGAGGACGT GACTATAGTGAGTTGTCATCAGGTTATAGGCCTTCCCATGCTGATGCAACCTACGACATGAAGTATGGTATCAGATCAGTTCAG GGGGGTGGTAGATCTTCTGCAAGAGAAACCATTGGAAGGGTTGCTTCTGGTGCTGTTGCTAAAAAAATCCTTAAGGATTTTGCAGGAACTGAG ATTCTTGCATATGTGTCTCAAGTTCACAAGGTTGTTCTGCCAGAGGACTTAATTGATAATGAGACTGTGACACTTGATCAG ATCGAGAGCAACATTGTTCGATGTCCTGACCCTGAATATGCAGAGAAGATGATAGCTGCTATTGATGCTGTCCGAGTTAGAGGTGATTCTGTTGGTGGTGTTGTGACATGCATAGTGAGGAACTGTCCACGT GGGATTGGTTCACCAGTATTTGACAAACTTGAAGCTGAACTCGCTAAAGCTGCTATGTCATTGCCTGCAACCAAGGGCTTTCAATTTGGTAGTGGGTTTGCAG GTACCTTTTTGACTGGGAGTGAACACAATGATGAGTTCTATATAGATGAACATGGAAGGACAAGGACAAGAACAAATCGTTCTGGTGGGATACAG GGTGGAATTTCCAATGGAGAAATCATAAACATGAGAATAGCTTTCAAGCCGACATCAACTATTGCT AAGGAGCAAAATACGGTGACTCGAGATAAAAAAGAAACGACTCTGAGAGTTGGTGGTCGTCATGATCCTTGTGTTGTCCCAAGAG CTGTACCCGTGGTAGAGGCCATGGTAGGTTTGGTGCTTGTGGACCAGTTGATGGCGCAGTATGCGCAGTGTAATCTGTTTCCCGTAAACTCAGATTTGCAAGAGCCTTTGTTGCCCGTATTACAGCCAGAAGAAGTACCCTTTTGA
- the LOC112695687 gene encoding short-chain dehydrogenase reductase 3b, with amino-acid sequence MSSKQRLEGKVAIVTGGANGIGAEAARLFVENGALVVIADVNDELGLQVASSIGVDKVSYHHCDVRDEKQVEETVAFAIKKYGSLDIMFSNAGIAGSLCNILDYDLNDFDNTIAVNVRGAAACIKHAARVMVERKTRGSIICTASIASLVGGSGAGHGYTASKHGLVGLVRSACGELGAYGIRVNSISPYVMATPLACEALGMEASEVESAGVAGANLQGIVLKPIHVAQTALFLASDESAYISGHNLVVDGGLLAVNSPVSKK; translated from the exons ATGTCGTCTAAGCAAAG GTTGGAAGGCAAGGTTGCAATTGTGACCGGGGGAGCAAATGGAATAGGAGCAGAAGCAGCGAGGTTATTTGTGGAAAACGGTGCACTTGTTGTTATAGCAGATGTTAACGATGAATTGGGGCTTCAAGTTGCAAGTTCCATTGGCGTAGACAAGGTGAGTTACCATCACTGCGATGTTAGAGACGAGAAACAAGTTGAAGAAACCGTTGCTTTTGCTATCAAGAAATATGGAAGCTTAGATATCATGTTCAGTAACGCTGGAATTGCAGGCTCTCTCTGTAACATACTTGATTATGATTTGAATGACTTTGATAACACAATAGCTGTGAATGTTCGTGGAGCAGCGGCGTGTATTAAGCACGCGGCACGTGTCATGGTGGAAAGAAAGACACGTGGCTCCATAATTTGCACTGCTAGTATAGCTTCTTTGGTTGGTGGCAGTGGAGCTGGTCATGGTTATACCGCATCCAAACATGGTCTTGTGGGTCTTGTGCGTTCGGCGTGTGGTGAGCTTGGAGCTTATGGAATTAGGGTCAATTCGATTTCACCTTATGTTATGGCCACACCTTTGGCATGTGAAGCTCTTGGTATGGAAGCAAGCGAAGTTGAAAGTGCTGGTGTTGCTGGTGCTAATTTGCAGGGGATTGTGTTGAAGCCAATTCATGTTGCACAAACTGCTTTGTTTCTTGCTTCTGATGAATCGGCTTATATTAGTGGACACAATTTGGTCGTTGACGGAGGCTTGTTAGCCGTTAATAGCCctgtttcaaaaaaataa